Part of the Lutra lutra chromosome 4, mLutLut1.2, whole genome shotgun sequence genome is shown below.
ATTGGGTTCACTCTGTATGTGAAGGATTGACAGATTTCTGTatttggaaaataacatttttctaggaACTGCTTACAAAGTTTCCTGCAGTTACTATTTATAGTACACTCTCAGCAGCACTGGAGGATTTCacagcagccactctggaaaatagtcaTCCCACTGAACAGCCACCTCATGTGTGCTTTACATTTTACACACCAAGTAACCTTCAAATGTCACATGTCGTATATATACAACAAACTGGATTTTCTCCCAAAAGCAATTTAATGtactccttttaaaataattgcccATTTGATTGATTGGACTCTAAATGCAATATTAAGGTATGTAGAGCCCAGATCATATGTAATGTTTGGACAACTGGGAAAATTGTCAAGTGTACATGACCAGTACCATAGAGTCAATAATTCATTTGGTTGGTGAAAATACAGCAACAACACAGATTAGTCAAGTACCTTATGAAGCCCCGAAGAGACAGTAGGAACATTTCCTGTGTATGGCTGAAATATTTGAGGCATGCAGGAAGCTGAGTATGGAAACACATGCAATGTAGTCAATGGTGCAGAGTGGAGGCAGAATGGGGAGTTGAGTAGAAAAGCCTGGTTTGAGAATGCGTGCAAAAGAAATCTTTTGATTCACTCCTGACTTTGATATCGACAACACTTGGAAATTACATGTGAGAAAATCTAATTCTGTAGAGTCATACTCATAAAATGAAGAACTCACAAGAATACCCTGAGCTATGGAACACCCACTGACACTGAATTGTGGCTGGAGATTGGGTAAGAGCAATGGTTCAAAGTCTCCATGGCATTCAATGATTACCAACTTTCTTTGCATAGAGACGCACACCTCTCTCCCAACACTCCAACATGACAGGGCATATCTACAGAAACCCGCATAAATATAGCAGGTCACAAGCCTCAGCCACCCCTCCTCCTGTCCTGGTACAAGTGCCTCACCTTGATCCTCCTGAGAAAGGCAGGAAAGCATGGCTGTGTTGAGAGGAATCTGGTGCAAACCGGGACGGGTCAAACACCTGCAGAGGGAGCACCAGGGCCAGGACAGGTGTGGTCAAGCCCTTCCTTCCAATCATCCAAGGGACAGCACACCCAGAGGTGGGACAGGAAGAGGGTTTGGTCTGGAGAGGTcatcccacctcctcctcccaagGTCATCATACCTCTGGGTTTGGCCACACCTTTGGGTTGTGGTGAAGGGCATAAAAGGAGAGCAAGACTAAGAATCCTGtggggcagaagaaagaagactGATACACATGCCTGTGGAGCCCAGGTGCATCCACACACAATTTGGCAGCCATCGTGAGAGCCTTTCTTATCACTGTGAATGGAATGACAGCATTGCAGGAGAGGTGGGACAGACATAGCACAACaggtatgcatgtgtgcacaggtTGGTAGATTAACCATGACCAGGCTGAAGAGCAGGGAAGAACTGCAGGCTTACTTTTTGGAGCAACTCAAGGGACAACTCACATCAAGTACCATCCATGAGCCCTTGGGGAATATCCATGAACACGTCCATACTCACAACAACCCTCCAGTGAAGGCTCACATCTCCATTGTTCCATGAGGGACATGAGCCTCAGAGAGGCTGAGCAACTTGTCTCTGACCACCCAGCTAGgatgtggcagggctgggattcagaGTAGAGGGGAGCCGAGCAGTGGCTTCCAGCCATGGCAGAAATATCAGATCTGGTCATCACTACTCTCTGCCATCCTCCTGAGGGCTCCCTGGAGAGTGGACCATCTGAGCCATGATGGTGAATTCTCTGATCTTTCTCATTAGCATAGACCCTATAAGGAAAGACCGCCTATCTCCCTGCTCTGTCTGATGGTCTCTCAGGCACTCAAATCTCATAGTACCATAATATTAGGTCAAAACCCAAAGCTACATTCAGAGGCTGTCATGTATTTGTTTCTTGGATTAAACTCTGTGGGAATCATGCTATATACATCATCTAAACAACAGGAAATACTGGTTTTCTTGAGGGAGAAATGACTCTGAAAGACATGCACCAACTGCCCAGAACATGTGGATTTCTGACCTCGCACACGATCCTGTTGAGTGTTTAtggagggagagtggggaagTTCACACCTTTGGGTAAGGAGCGTCCATCAGGGAAGGTGATGGGCTTGCTGAGCTCTCTGCTAACACCTGGAACTGGTGGATAGAGTCGCAGTGCCTCCTTGATGCACATGGTGGTGTATGGCATCTGGTCCAGGTGGTCCCTAAAACAAAGCTATCCTAGTTGGTCCGAAGGTTGTGGGTTATTGTTAAGCTGTTTAAACAAAGCTATCCTGAAGGGCAGGCAAGGTCCTGGCAACCAGGGAATTCTCTACTTGAGGAGACAAGGCCTCCCGTCTCATGAGCACTCACCAGGTAATGGAGGCACCATCCCCCAGGAGGCTCTGGATCTCCTCCCGGCATTTCTGCTGATGCTCTGGATGTGTGGCCAAAGCATAGAGGATCCAGGAGATGCCACTGGCTGTGGTGTCATGGCCCTCAAACATGAAGGTGTCCACTTCCGCACGGAGGTCCTTATCAGAAAAGCTGATCTTGTTCTCCATCTGGGAAGACATGGAGAGAGGGCAGGGTTTGAGTTTGACCCCCTCCTCCGCACTTGTAGGCAAAGCCTCAGGCCTTCCCTGTCACACTCACTTGGGCAAAGAGGAGGATGTCTAGGAAGTCCAAGTGCCTCTTGCTCCTGACCTTCTCCAGGTTTCCCTCCTCTTGCAGCCAAACCTTCCTCAGCTTGATCACTCGGTCTGTCCAGAACAGTGTTCCCAGGCAGAGCTGAACACTCTGGGTGCCCAGACACAGACACTCACAGTACCCCAGTCAGGGTGCCAGGTGGATCAGGAGGAGTGTGGGAGTGGGTGTGTTTGTTGGGGTGCGAGCTCTAGCACCAGGTGCTTGCTGGTTATCACTCCCCTCAGCAGCACAGCCCAAGAGGTTCTGCTTGAATGCTGCTGGCAGGGGCTCTCATTCAGCCTTCACCCATGGGGTGACACATGTAGCTGCTTGCATAACACCTGGCACCCTAAGCCCTGCACCAGAGGAGTACCTGGGTGGGTGTTTCCCAGGTCTTTGAAGGGAAGCCAGGGGCAGGACTCAGCTTGAGGGTCAAGGCCAGTCCCTTTGGGATGTGCCTGGTGAAGGAGGGGAGCTTCCCAGAGGGCAGATACAACCTGTGTGTTGATGGGCAAGCTGGCAGGCCCGGTGGTTCCAGCGGCCTTCAGGGGTCAGCCTGTAGATGATGTCTTTCTGGTAGAAAACATTCCTTATCCGGGAAAACACCAGGTTGTTCAGGTCCCGAATGGCTTGAAGGTAGGACTGGGAGTACCTGAAAAGGGAGGATGCAGAATGGACTGGATGGATGGAGGCATTTCACCTGGAGTGTGGTGGGCCTGTGTATGGAGCATTCCTCAATCAACGGGACAGACAACTCTAGGCATTTGTCATGTCGTTCTTATACCCTCGAGACTCTTAGCCCTTTATGAGGGTCAGGGGCATCCAGGTTTCTTcctggagcagggagcagggtctGTACCTAATGAAGGCTTGGCATGGGCTTAATCTGACTGTGGCCTGGGGCTCTCTGCAGAATGTGACTCTTTGGACTGGTAAATATCCAAGCTGTGCTAACTGCCTTTCAGATAGTCCATCCCAGTTGGTAAGAATAGGACCCTGCAACTAAGGATTTCACTGACCTGTCTGCCTGTTTGTTGCCCTGGTAGCTGAAGGCACACTTCATAATGGTGTCCAACGTCATCAAGGAGATGTGCCCAAAGATCTCCAGAGATGAGTTCTGGCTGAGGAGCTCCTCCCATTTGCCCTGTGGCAGAGGGACACATATATCTTTCGTTACTCCTCCAGAAGGCCCATGCTGACAAGGCTAGAGGCTCTATCTGCCTCTCCAAATATTCTGATGGGATGCCCTCACTTTCTAATGCAATTGTGTTTCATCAGTTTAGGACCATATAGACATGTGTTTGTAATATGGTGAGTATTTTCTCAGAATGTAGTCTGAGAAGTTagttaattgttttttaattaatcatgATCTCTTACCATCTGACTTAGAAAGAAGTTTGGTGGTAACCACCTTTTAGCAGAACAGAAAACATTGTTTCTCAGGGAACTAAGGGGCAACATTTTGTGTCTTAGGGTTGATGTTCACATGAAAAACAGATGAAGTCCCAATTTAGGGAGCAGGGGTCAAGGCAAAGGAAAGATCAAGGAACTAAGACTGGGGTTTCTGAAGAAGGGATATCAGGGACTTCAGTTCCTCTTATTCAACAAAGGTCAGCTGAGCACAGTGAGTGAGAAATAAGGCCAGGCTCAGAGGTGATGTTATGGCAAGGCCCAGCCCCGGAGGGTAGAGACTTTGTCTCCATTTCCCTCAAAGGAGTGGCTAAAATCCCATCAGAAGCCTTCAGTCACAGCCCAGAGCCCACCTGAGTGACATTTCTGGATGTCCACCTTGCCACTGAAGCTGCTACTGTCCAGGCTTGCCAGGGGTAGTTTGTCCTGTTGTCTAGGGGCATTGACTACTCTTCCTGTCCAAGTCAAAGACATGGAAGTGGGACAAGAAGAGACCCTTTATTCACCATGACTATGGGCCGTGAGCAAAGAGTGGATGAAAATGGTGCCTGGGTGTTTCCCCATCTCATCCATAATCAGGGGGCCCTTTCTCATAGTATGGTATAAATGGGTAAATCCAGAGGCCATGTCTAATGGATGTCTGAGGGACACAGCTGTCTGAGAGTGGACTTTCTGTGTGAgtgtgcaggtgagcaggggtTCAACTTACCAGCATCACTTGGACAGAGTCAGCcatgagccccacatagggcttcagGATGTCATAGTGGAAGGCTGGGGTCAGCATTCTCCGGTGCTGGAACCACGTCTGCCCATTCAACAGGAGCAAACCATACCCTGGACCACaatgggtgtgtgtgggggaaggAACCTCTCAAGAGTTGTCTGGGGACAACTGGGGAGGTACCCAGGGTGTCAGAAGAAGGGCATCTTGGACAGGGCAGGAAAGGACAGTGCATGTCAGGAAGGGGACTTCCCAAACCCTGGTGCACAGCTGTGAGATCGAGGTTGAAACAGAGCAGCACTGGTTAATGGAgaacttcaataaatatttagtctGAGATCATTATAGAGGACTGAGAAGTGATGTGGGAGAAACTGAGCTGCAGGAGAGCTCCCCTACCATTAGGAAGGGGTGAGGTTTTTatctgaagaagagaaagaaagctcaATTCAGAGTTGAGTGGAGTGACTGTGGTGCTGGTCACCTCATATTTATCTGGGCCAAATGGACATTTGTTGGCAACCTAAGCAAAAGGTGAACCATAGTCCTTGTTAAATATACTTACCTATCCAGGGAGCCATGAATCTGTAAGAACCATCAGACTTTGGGTCTGAAAGTAAGAAAGGCATTACAGGAAACTGGAGGTGACCAACGAAGACAGGCTGCCCCCAGGAGGTAGCTGTGGTCTAGACCATTGTCCCCCATCCCTTCCTGATGATTGGCAGCTGGCAATTTGTGTTAATCCACCTCCCACTTGCCTTCCAACCAGGACTCTCTGTCTTTCCTGATAGTTACTATAGGCTCGGGAAAGCAGACTGAGTGTCCCACCACAGAGTCCTAGGGAGTAGGAAGTTGAATCAGTAAGAAATATAGCTTCTGTCCTCTGTGCTAGTGACAAGACAGCAGCTTGTCCagtgggattttgtttgttttgtttgtttgtttgtttgtttgtttgttttcttacttttttgttttctttttgatttttgattttctgtggtggctcagtcattccaCATGGCAGCACAGGCAACAGATTGGGGTTCCACGCAAGCCATCATGAATAAGAAATTgtctggagttctgggatcacaCCATTGTGGTGAAgaaagttagaaagaaagaaggaaagaatcaaaggtggaaagaatgaaaagtggaaaggagagaatgaaagcaggaaggaagaaggaggagaaacggaaggaaggaaggatggaaggaaagaaggaagaagggaaggagtgaaggaaggaaggagattaagaatgaaagaaagaaagagagagagaaagaaagaaaggaggaaagagggaagggagggaggaaggaaggaagaagggagggagggaaggaaggaaggaaatttaaaaagaatgaaagagagaaagaaagaaagaaagaaagagaaaggaaggaaggaaggaaggaaaaagaaaagaaaagaaaaaagaaaggaaagaaggaaggaaagaaagaaggaaggagaaagcaaaagaggTAATTTCTTACACATGTTTATACTTTCAAATTGAGTAACTGTATTTGGGTTTCTGCTGGTCTTCGGCTGGAAGAATGGCAGGTAGAGGATCAGATATTTATGACTGAGCCAGCAGTCTCTCTTGAAATATCACAGTACCCCAGGAATGTATCCAAGAGGGAAGAACCACTCCAACAGACAAGTGGGTTTGCACTCACCTGATCGCCCCAGGATCAGCTTCATGTAGTCTGGGTCATAGACTACGAGGCTAACCCTGCTCCCCCATAGCCAGCGAGGACTGGCGCATGGATATTTCTCTGCCCTTTTCTGAAGCTCTTGTAGCTCCTGACCATTTTGGAGCTGTAACcaagggaaagacaaatcaataaaaccttGCCTCCTCTTTAGGTCCAGTGCTTAGAGAGGTAGTGGAGGGTAGGATGGCCACATGGAGATAGTTCTGGATATCGGCAGTGATTAGGAGTTTGGAAATGTTTCTGATGAGCAAGGCTCTGATAGGGATTCCAGATTCATGGAACTTATGCTCTAGTGGGAGTAGAGGTGGGAAAGTCAATCATGCCCTATACTGAGATGTGTTGTCCAATGACTTAAAGAGGCTTCTCTGTGCTCCCAGGTCATGTCTATCGCTGCAGCTGCCCTTTCCCTTGGATCCAGTGCAGGGACTGCATCGTGGGAGCCTCCTACCATGAAGCTATGTTACCTCATCCTCCAGGGTCCCTCAAACCCGTGCAGCAGGGGTTCCTGGGGAATCCTGTCTCAGCACAGCTGCCTGCCTCCTTTCCAATTGCTTGCTCTCCAAGCCAGTTGGCTTCCAGAAACTCCTGCTCCTGGGTTGTGTCAGTAGTTCCTCTGGGGACCCCAAGCAACTAGATGGTGTTCTGcctggctcttcctctctctttgagTCGCTCTGACACCCACTGGTCTGTCAGCTTTCCAGACAACTGCTTGGGACACCCATCTCTTCCTGAGCAGGTGTGGTCAGGGCCAGGTCAGACTCTTGTAGAGGAGATGGTGCCCATAGTTTCAGTGGTAGTAACTCTGTAGGCTGATACTCAGTGTCTACTGGCTTTTAGGCTGTGGCCACTCACACGGGAAGTGCTCCATGACAGCTGTTTCACCTGGTTCCTCAAGGGCACTGGGGTCATCCCAAAGAGGGATACAATGacagtagaaagaaaataaagggtcAGCACAGGCAATCAATTGTCAGGTGCTGTGGGCTGTGCTGACCTGTGGTCTCCAAGAGACAGAGGGGAGGATCTGGGAAAAGTTGAAGTTGTTCAGTCATGGATTTCCAAACAAGAGTTCCCCTTTCATGGTTCCTGACTGGTTTCAGCCCTATTTAGTACAGCAGGTTTGGTAACCTACAAACATGCTTGTCCTTTATGGGCATTaccattatatataatttttagaattagGGGATAACTGTGACCTTTGGTCTGTGCCAGGTGACATTCGGAGATTAGTATAACTGACACAGGACTAtactcatcatcatcatcttcatccccagtttacagatgaggaaacagagggatAGAGCAAGTATTTGAAGTATGTGGCAGAGCTAGGGTAGAATCCAGGTAGCTTGGCTCAGAGCCCATATGCTTTCCTGTCTCACTTGTCAATTGTCACCTGAAAGATTAGCTTTAACCTACTGCACATGGCAATCTAATCCCTGACTTAGCCAATAACAGAGGTACCGAATAAATGAAGTCTCAGATttgtaggaggaaaaaaaactggCTGCAATATATTAGGCCAGCAGAAACTGAGGGCTGATTGGGCACTGGGGGTAATAGAAGTTATGGAAGTAGAACTCCTGTGCTTACAGAGTCTCCATACCATCCATGTAATGGGAGTCAGTGGAGGAAattttagtggttgcttaggCCAAATCCTGCCTCAGAAAGGGGACAACTGCATCTAACAAAAGGTCGCATTTTCTCCAAATGGGCAATCTGGAAGCCATTAGTGCAACAATTTGCATAAAGAAACTGGCCTATGACTGTCTCCCTGTGGCTGATGTGAagtttctgtctttggctccatTCAGCTGAAATCGCTTGGCCTCCTCAGCAACGTCCCCAGGCTAGGCTTGTTCAGTCCACACACCACAAGACAGCCCCTCCTCACATGCCCCCACTTGCTGATTCCCTGCTGAAGGACCAGTACTGACAGAGCTGGAGAGTAAGTACCATCTCCAATCTAGCTGCAAgctgctccttcctctgtcaTTCCACAACCTGCTCAGGCATCTCTTGGGGTCAGCTCTGTGCTGGTAACTGGGTACTGGAAGGAGGTGACATCCTCAGCCCAAGGAACCCACAGTACTGTGGTTGGGGAAGGAGAACTAGGAGGTAAACAGATTCTTTTAATGGTGCAACTCAATGTCAATACTCTTTATCTGCCCCATCCTGGAAAACTTCTCTCTCATGAGTGCCAGTAACTTGTCAGGGTTTTAACACTGAAATCACCAATCTGGAACACCTCATAGTCTCAGGGAAACCAAGCTGGTTGGTTCCTTGCACCGGACATGACCCCCAATCTGGCAGGTGAGCCTGTTTTCCAGGGACCTGACACCTGATTCCTGTCTATGGTCTCCATAAGC
Proteins encoded:
- the LOC125097015 gene encoding cytochrome P450 4A6-like isoform X2 — protein: MLREGQQQSGTVRESQQSSSTCTMSVSVLDVIRFLGGVSGLLQVASVLGLVLLLLKAAQLYLYRQWLLRAVQEFPSPPSHWLFGHMHELQNGQELQELQKRAEKYPCASPRWLWGSRVSLVVYDPDYMKLILGRSDPKSDGSYRFMAPWIGYGLLLLNGQTWFQHRRMLTPAFHYDILKPYVGLMADSVQVMLGKWEELLSQNSSLEIFGHISLMTLDTIMKCAFSYQGNKQADRYSQSYLQAIRDLNNLVFSRIRNVFYQKDIIYRLTPEGRWNHRACQLAHQHTDRVIKLRKVWLQEEGNLEKVRSKRHLDFLDILLFAQMENKISFSDKDLRAEVDTFMFEGHDTTASGISWILYALATHPEHQQKCREEIQSLLGDGASITWDSFVLGTTWTRCHTPPCASRRHCDSIHQFQVLAESSASPSPSLMDAPYPKVWPNPEVFDPSRFAPDSSQHSHAFLPFSGGSRNCIGKRFAMNEMKVAVALTLLRFELAPDPFRVPVPTPRIVLMSKNGIHLHLRKLL
- the LOC125097015 gene encoding cytochrome P450 4A11-like isoform X1, which encodes MSVSVLDVIRFLGGVSGLLQVASVLGLVLLLLKAAQLYLYRQWLLRAVQEFPSPPSHWLFGHMHELQNGQELQELQKRAEKYPCASPRWLWGSRVSLVVYDPDYMKLILGRSDPKSDGSYRFMAPWIGYGLLLLNGQTWFQHRRMLTPAFHYDILKPYVGLMADSVQVMLGKWEELLSQNSSLEIFGHISLMTLDTIMKCAFSYQGNKQADRYSQSYLQAIRDLNNLVFSRIRNVFYQKDIIYRLTPEGRWNHRACQLAHQHTDRVIKLRKVWLQEEGNLEKVRSKRHLDFLDILLFAQMENKISFSDKDLRAEVDTFMFEGHDTTASGISWILYALATHPEHQQKCREEIQSLLGDGASITWDHLDQMPYTTMCIKEALRLYPPVPGVSRELSKPITFPDGRSLPKGFLVLLSFYALHHNPKVWPNPEVFDPSRFAPDSSQHSHAFLPFSGGSRNCIGKRFAMNEMKVAVALTLLRFELAPDPFRVPVPTPRIVLMSKNGIHLHLRKLL
- the LOC125097015 gene encoding cytochrome P450 4A6-like isoform X3; this encodes MLREGQQQSGTVRESQQSSSTCTMSVSVLDVIRFLGGVSGLLQVASVLGLVLLLLKAAQLYLYRQWLLRAVQEFPSPPSHWLFGHMHELQNGQELQELQKRAEKYPCASPRWLWGSRVSLVVYDPDYMKLILGRSDPKSDGSYRFMAPWIGYGLLLLNGQTWFQHRRMLTPAFHYDILKPYVGLMADSVQVMLGKWEELLSQNSSLEIFGHISLMTLDTIMKCAFSYQGNKQADRYSQSYLQAIRDLNNLVFSRIRNVFYQKDIIYRLTPEGRWNHRACQLAHQHTDRVIKLRKVWLQEEGNLEKVRSKRHLDFLDILLFAQMENKISFSDKDLRAEVDTFMFEGHDTTASGISWILYALATHPEHQQKCREEIQSLLGDGASITWDHLDQMPYTTMCIKEALRLYPPVPGVSRELSKPITFPDGRSLPKGVAKPRGV